In a single window of the Silurus meridionalis isolate SWU-2019-XX chromosome 8, ASM1480568v1, whole genome shotgun sequence genome:
- the aftphb gene encoding aftiphilin isoform X5, which yields MEPDIVRMYSSSPPPLDEDGEEEDEDDFGEFGGYCCGVSSSLSFSEYDMPSTFDQSCEADSSPSDVHSSTFIQRADQPGKDSAVKELEKITKDLETAECENDVDCGNKKVEVLKVLPNGPLSPTSQKELSLVLNVEKQSTFKLQDFKAGGKDEPNDIPNTDQVGHCLSNGPITICTDEDLEKLTETSTNSTEAVLARAEDSSTETNQAARANGSDDSDHSLRNNISQSNASETRNTLAGDTRFPEVAGENQRNKEKLEIEQMEEDPRSSLGGLPIASGIKIQNVSGDLGDVAGTSLTPVVENIPKSDAQFKENVEDCNINNASLEARRSLVVPGRVELEELCLTVVDPPVGIVHGLRADPGIREVKKIQIGSSIESDEDFGDFRDATQGFPDISQTESLSQEGFADFVTALSDCSSHDEFADADTLKDLKEEEELATEDKDEDNDTSDTNYHEQMCSELPPSDSFADFSSAPFGGENWAEFGEQEEQEVQQESWAAFDEEEQSSTATVPSSDSLQSDSVLCGLSHKLQHLFESTFPLESTSEDSDVQTLQVLLEPQDHAEIREPVAMWRHLLDIHNTHGLKVQWVGSHSNRILLDCLGIYNILFTGQNKQPVIVPMFAAGLGMLEPTKEPVKHLSIFSSSSPGQGRSALCTQQGVSSLSLEDDGTSQRRASFSHQGVQLRNSTLISLGQRRSVAQTVTVMHRCQVR from the exons ATGGAGCCTGACATCGTCCGCATGTACTCCTCCTCTCCGCCTCCTCTGGATGAGgatggagaggaggaagatgaagacGACTTTGGTGAGTTCGGAGGGTACTGCTGCGGCGTGTCCTCCAGTTTGAGCTTCTCTGAATATGACATGCCGTCCACTTTTGATCAGTCGTGTGAGGCGGATTCCTCGCCTTCTGATGTACACAGCAGCACGTTCATACAGAGGGCCGATCAGCCAGGGAAAGACTCTGCAGTTAAAGAATTGGAAAAAATAACCAAGGACCTGGAAACTGCTGAATGTGAGAATGATGTCGACTGTGGGAATAAAAAAGTGGAGGTATTAAAAGTCCTCCCCAATGGTCCTTTATCCCCTACCTCACAGAAGGAGCTCTCGCTTGTCTTAAATGTAGAGAAGCAAAGCACTTTCAAGCTTCAGGATTTCAAAGCCGGTGGCAAAGATGAGCCAAATGACATCCCAAACACAGATCAAGTGGGGCACTGCCTTAGTAATGGACCCATCACAATTTGCACTGATGAAGATCTAGAGAAGCTTACAGAAACAAGCACTAACAGCACTGAAGCTGTTCTAGCTAGAGCAGAGGATTCCAGTACAGAAACTAACCAAGCTGCTAGAGCAAATGGTTCAGACGATTCTGATCATTCATTGAGGAATAACATCTCCCAGAGCAATGCGTCTGAGACTAGAAACACTCTAGCAGGAGACACTCGATTCCCTGAAGTGGCAGGTGAGAATCAGCGCAACAAGGAAAAGCTGGAGATTGAACAAATGGAAGAAGATCCACGTTCTAGTCTTGGTGGACTTCCCATTGCTTCTGGAATAAAGATTCAGAATGTCTCTGGAGATCTTGGAGACGTTGCTGGTACATCTCTGACACCGGTGGTGGAAAACATTCCAAAGTCTGATGCACAGTTTAAGGAAAACGTTGAGGACTGTAACATAAATAATGCAAGTCTAGAAGCTAGAAGATCCCTTGTGGTTCCTGGAAGAGTAGAACTGGAAGAATTGTGTTTGACTGTGGTTGACCCACCCGTGGGGATTGTCCATGGTCTGAGGGCAGATCCCGGTATAAGGGAagtgaaaaaaatccaaattggGTCATCAATTGAATCAGACGAGGACTTTGGAGATTTCAGGGATGCCACTCAGGGTTTTCCAGATATCAGCCAGACCGAGTCCTTAAGTCAGGAGGGATTTGCTGATTTTGTGACTGCACTATCGGACTGCTCCTCGCACGATGAGTTTGCAGATGCAGACACTCTGAAGGACttgaaggaggaagaagaactTGCTACAGAAGATAAAGATGAGGATAATGATACTAGTGACACTAATTATCATGAACAAATGTGCTCAGAACTGCCCCCAAGTGATAGCTTTGCAGACTTTAgttcagctccatttggagggGAAAACTGGGCAGAGTTTGGGGAGCAGGAGGAGCAAGAGGTACAGCAGGAATCGTGGGCGGCATTTGACGAGGAAGAGCAAAGTAGTACTGCAACAGTACCCTCTAGCGATAGCCTCCAGAGTGACAGTGTTCTG TGTGGGTTGAGTCACAAACTGCAGCATCTTTTTGAAAGCACTTTCCCTTTGGAGAGCACTTCAGAGGACTCCGATGTACAGACCCTGCAGGTCCTTCTGGAGCCCCAAGACCATGCCGAGATCAG GGAACCTGTAGCCATGTGGCGCCACCTGTTGGACATCCACAACACTCACGGCCTCAAGGTTCAATGGGTCGGCTCACACAGCAACAGAATTCTGCTGGACTGCCTGGGAATCTACAACATA TTGTTTACTGGTCAGAACAAGCAGCCTGTTATCGTACCCATGTTTGCTGCAGGACTG ggAATGCTTGAACCTACCAAAGAGCCTGTGAAACATTTGTCCATCTTTTCTTCATCTTCGCCAGGTCAGGGGAGATCTGCTCTATGCACTCAG CAGGGGGTGTCCTCGTTAAGCCTCGAAGACGACGGTACGTCTCAGCGCCGAGCTTCTTTCTCT CACCAGGGGGTGCAGTTGCGCAACTCAACCTTGATTTCTTTGGGCCAGCGGAGGAGTGTAGCTCAGACAGTGACAGTGATGCACCGATGCCAGGTCAGATGA
- the aftphb gene encoding aftiphilin isoform X6: MEPDIVRMYSSSPPPLDEDGEEEDEDDFGEFGGYCCGVSSSLSFSEYDMPSTFDQSCEADSSPSDVHSSTFIQRADQPGKDSAVKELEKITKDLETAECENDVDCGNKKVEVLKVLPNGPLSPTSQKELSLVLNVEKQSTFKLQDFKAGGKDEPNDIPNTDQVGHCLSNGPITICTDEDLEKLTETSTNSTEAVLARAEDSSTETNQAARANGSDDSDHSLRNNISQSNASETRNTLAGDTRFPEVAGENQRNKEKLEIEQMEEDPRSSLGGLPIASGIKIQNVSGDLGDVAGTSLTPVVENIPKSDAQFKENVEDCNINNASLEARRSLVVPGRVELEELCLTVVDPPVGIVHGLRADPGIREVKKIQIGSSIESDEDFGDFRDATQGFPDISQTESLSQEGFADFVTALSDCSSHDEFADADTLKDLKEEEELATEDKDEDNDTSDTNYHEQMCSELPPSDSFADFSSAPFGGENWAEFGEQEEQEVQQESWAAFDEEEQSSTATVPSSDSLQSDSVLCGLSHKLQHLFESTFPLESTSEDSDVQTLQVLLEPQDHAEIREPVAMWRHLLDIHNTHGLKVQWVGSHSNRILLDCLGIYNILFTGQNKQPVIVPMFAAGLGMLEPTKEPVKHLSIFSSSSPGQGRSALCTQGVSSLSLEDDAPGGAVAQLNLDFFGPAEECSSDSDSDAPMPGQMTNTFKQHTLA; this comes from the exons ATGGAGCCTGACATCGTCCGCATGTACTCCTCCTCTCCGCCTCCTCTGGATGAGgatggagaggaggaagatgaagacGACTTTGGTGAGTTCGGAGGGTACTGCTGCGGCGTGTCCTCCAGTTTGAGCTTCTCTGAATATGACATGCCGTCCACTTTTGATCAGTCGTGTGAGGCGGATTCCTCGCCTTCTGATGTACACAGCAGCACGTTCATACAGAGGGCCGATCAGCCAGGGAAAGACTCTGCAGTTAAAGAATTGGAAAAAATAACCAAGGACCTGGAAACTGCTGAATGTGAGAATGATGTCGACTGTGGGAATAAAAAAGTGGAGGTATTAAAAGTCCTCCCCAATGGTCCTTTATCCCCTACCTCACAGAAGGAGCTCTCGCTTGTCTTAAATGTAGAGAAGCAAAGCACTTTCAAGCTTCAGGATTTCAAAGCCGGTGGCAAAGATGAGCCAAATGACATCCCAAACACAGATCAAGTGGGGCACTGCCTTAGTAATGGACCCATCACAATTTGCACTGATGAAGATCTAGAGAAGCTTACAGAAACAAGCACTAACAGCACTGAAGCTGTTCTAGCTAGAGCAGAGGATTCCAGTACAGAAACTAACCAAGCTGCTAGAGCAAATGGTTCAGACGATTCTGATCATTCATTGAGGAATAACATCTCCCAGAGCAATGCGTCTGAGACTAGAAACACTCTAGCAGGAGACACTCGATTCCCTGAAGTGGCAGGTGAGAATCAGCGCAACAAGGAAAAGCTGGAGATTGAACAAATGGAAGAAGATCCACGTTCTAGTCTTGGTGGACTTCCCATTGCTTCTGGAATAAAGATTCAGAATGTCTCTGGAGATCTTGGAGACGTTGCTGGTACATCTCTGACACCGGTGGTGGAAAACATTCCAAAGTCTGATGCACAGTTTAAGGAAAACGTTGAGGACTGTAACATAAATAATGCAAGTCTAGAAGCTAGAAGATCCCTTGTGGTTCCTGGAAGAGTAGAACTGGAAGAATTGTGTTTGACTGTGGTTGACCCACCCGTGGGGATTGTCCATGGTCTGAGGGCAGATCCCGGTATAAGGGAagtgaaaaaaatccaaattggGTCATCAATTGAATCAGACGAGGACTTTGGAGATTTCAGGGATGCCACTCAGGGTTTTCCAGATATCAGCCAGACCGAGTCCTTAAGTCAGGAGGGATTTGCTGATTTTGTGACTGCACTATCGGACTGCTCCTCGCACGATGAGTTTGCAGATGCAGACACTCTGAAGGACttgaaggaggaagaagaactTGCTACAGAAGATAAAGATGAGGATAATGATACTAGTGACACTAATTATCATGAACAAATGTGCTCAGAACTGCCCCCAAGTGATAGCTTTGCAGACTTTAgttcagctccatttggagggGAAAACTGGGCAGAGTTTGGGGAGCAGGAGGAGCAAGAGGTACAGCAGGAATCGTGGGCGGCATTTGACGAGGAAGAGCAAAGTAGTACTGCAACAGTACCCTCTAGCGATAGCCTCCAGAGTGACAGTGTTCTG TGTGGGTTGAGTCACAAACTGCAGCATCTTTTTGAAAGCACTTTCCCTTTGGAGAGCACTTCAGAGGACTCCGATGTACAGACCCTGCAGGTCCTTCTGGAGCCCCAAGACCATGCCGAGATCAG GGAACCTGTAGCCATGTGGCGCCACCTGTTGGACATCCACAACACTCACGGCCTCAAGGTTCAATGGGTCGGCTCACACAGCAACAGAATTCTGCTGGACTGCCTGGGAATCTACAACATA TTGTTTACTGGTCAGAACAAGCAGCCTGTTATCGTACCCATGTTTGCTGCAGGACTG ggAATGCTTGAACCTACCAAAGAGCCTGTGAAACATTTGTCCATCTTTTCTTCATCTTCGCCAGGTCAGGGGAGATCTGCTCTATGCACTCAG GGGGTGTCCTCGTTAAGCCTCGAAGACGACG CACCAGGGGGTGCAGTTGCGCAACTCAACCTTGATTTCTTTGGGCCAGCGGAGGAGTGTAGCTCAGACAGTGACAGTGATGCACCGATGCCAGGTCAGATGACAAACACTTTCAAGCAACACACACTGGCATGA
- the aftphb gene encoding aftiphilin isoform X7: protein MEPDIVRMYSSSPPPLDEDGEEEDEDDFGEFGGYCCGVSSSLSFSEYDMPSTFDQSCEADSSPSDVHSSTFIQRADQPGKDSAVKELEKITKDLETAECENDVDCGNKKVEVLKVLPNGPLSPTSQKELSLVLNVEKQSTFKLQDFKAGGKDEPNDIPNTDQVGHCLSNGPITICTDEDLEKLTETSTNSTEAVLARAEDSSTETNQAARANGSDDSDHSLRNNISQSNASETRNTLAGDTRFPEVAGENQRNKEKLEIEQMEEDPRSSLGGLPIASGIKIQNVSGDLGDVAGTSLTPVVENIPKSDAQFKENVEDCNINNASLEARRSLVVPGRVELEELCLTVVDPPVGIVHGLRADPGIREVKKIQIGSSIESDEDFGDFRDATQGFPDISQTESLSQEGFADFVTALSDCSSHDEFADADTLKDLKEEEELATEDKDEDNDTSDTNYHEQMCSELPPSDSFADFSSAPFGGENWAEFGEQEEQEVQQESWAAFDEEEQSSTATVPSSDSLQSDSVLCGLSHKLQHLFESTFPLESTSEDSDVQTLQVLLEPQDHAEIREPVAMWRHLLDIHNTHGLKVQWVGSHSNRILLDCLGIYNILFTGQNKQPVIVPMFAAGLGMLEPTKEPVKHLSIFSSSSPGQGRSALCTQQGVSSLSLEDDGLN, encoded by the exons ATGGAGCCTGACATCGTCCGCATGTACTCCTCCTCTCCGCCTCCTCTGGATGAGgatggagaggaggaagatgaagacGACTTTGGTGAGTTCGGAGGGTACTGCTGCGGCGTGTCCTCCAGTTTGAGCTTCTCTGAATATGACATGCCGTCCACTTTTGATCAGTCGTGTGAGGCGGATTCCTCGCCTTCTGATGTACACAGCAGCACGTTCATACAGAGGGCCGATCAGCCAGGGAAAGACTCTGCAGTTAAAGAATTGGAAAAAATAACCAAGGACCTGGAAACTGCTGAATGTGAGAATGATGTCGACTGTGGGAATAAAAAAGTGGAGGTATTAAAAGTCCTCCCCAATGGTCCTTTATCCCCTACCTCACAGAAGGAGCTCTCGCTTGTCTTAAATGTAGAGAAGCAAAGCACTTTCAAGCTTCAGGATTTCAAAGCCGGTGGCAAAGATGAGCCAAATGACATCCCAAACACAGATCAAGTGGGGCACTGCCTTAGTAATGGACCCATCACAATTTGCACTGATGAAGATCTAGAGAAGCTTACAGAAACAAGCACTAACAGCACTGAAGCTGTTCTAGCTAGAGCAGAGGATTCCAGTACAGAAACTAACCAAGCTGCTAGAGCAAATGGTTCAGACGATTCTGATCATTCATTGAGGAATAACATCTCCCAGAGCAATGCGTCTGAGACTAGAAACACTCTAGCAGGAGACACTCGATTCCCTGAAGTGGCAGGTGAGAATCAGCGCAACAAGGAAAAGCTGGAGATTGAACAAATGGAAGAAGATCCACGTTCTAGTCTTGGTGGACTTCCCATTGCTTCTGGAATAAAGATTCAGAATGTCTCTGGAGATCTTGGAGACGTTGCTGGTACATCTCTGACACCGGTGGTGGAAAACATTCCAAAGTCTGATGCACAGTTTAAGGAAAACGTTGAGGACTGTAACATAAATAATGCAAGTCTAGAAGCTAGAAGATCCCTTGTGGTTCCTGGAAGAGTAGAACTGGAAGAATTGTGTTTGACTGTGGTTGACCCACCCGTGGGGATTGTCCATGGTCTGAGGGCAGATCCCGGTATAAGGGAagtgaaaaaaatccaaattggGTCATCAATTGAATCAGACGAGGACTTTGGAGATTTCAGGGATGCCACTCAGGGTTTTCCAGATATCAGCCAGACCGAGTCCTTAAGTCAGGAGGGATTTGCTGATTTTGTGACTGCACTATCGGACTGCTCCTCGCACGATGAGTTTGCAGATGCAGACACTCTGAAGGACttgaaggaggaagaagaactTGCTACAGAAGATAAAGATGAGGATAATGATACTAGTGACACTAATTATCATGAACAAATGTGCTCAGAACTGCCCCCAAGTGATAGCTTTGCAGACTTTAgttcagctccatttggagggGAAAACTGGGCAGAGTTTGGGGAGCAGGAGGAGCAAGAGGTACAGCAGGAATCGTGGGCGGCATTTGACGAGGAAGAGCAAAGTAGTACTGCAACAGTACCCTCTAGCGATAGCCTCCAGAGTGACAGTGTTCTG TGTGGGTTGAGTCACAAACTGCAGCATCTTTTTGAAAGCACTTTCCCTTTGGAGAGCACTTCAGAGGACTCCGATGTACAGACCCTGCAGGTCCTTCTGGAGCCCCAAGACCATGCCGAGATCAG GGAACCTGTAGCCATGTGGCGCCACCTGTTGGACATCCACAACACTCACGGCCTCAAGGTTCAATGGGTCGGCTCACACAGCAACAGAATTCTGCTGGACTGCCTGGGAATCTACAACATA TTGTTTACTGGTCAGAACAAGCAGCCTGTTATCGTACCCATGTTTGCTGCAGGACTG ggAATGCTTGAACCTACCAAAGAGCCTGTGAAACATTTGTCCATCTTTTCTTCATCTTCGCCAGGTCAGGGGAGATCTGCTCTATGCACTCAG CAGGGGGTGTCCTCGTTAAGCCTCGAAGACGACG GTCTGAATTAA